The stretch of DNA aaagttcaaaatttagctgtttttcgcggttttattagaccatgtttgtttcccttttatacaaacttgtagttattattacgcttagcaaatttacactaaaaattcttgggtctagaccaacgtttgggtcaagtttcgtcgtattctaagaacgttcaaaatttagctgttttgcacggttttattaaagttcgtttcccttttatacaaacatgtagttaatttaagcttagaaaatttaccacattaattattgggtctagacaaacgttttGGTCGTTttttgtcgaattttgagaacgttcaaaatttagctgttctgcacggttttattaaagcaagttcgtttcccttttatacaaacttgtagttattattaagcttagcatatttaccacacaaattcttgggtctagaccaatgtttgggtcaagtttcgtcgaattctgagaacgttcaaaatttagctattttgcactgttttattagaacaattttgtttcccttttatacaaacttgtagttattattaagcttagtaagtataccacacaaattcttgggtgtaaaccagcgttcgggtcaagttttatcgaattctaagaacgttccacattttgctattttgcacggttttattaaagcaagttcgttttccttttatacaaacttgaagttattattaagcttagcaaatttaccacataaactcttgggtctagaccaacattttggtcaagtttcgtcgaattttgagaaagttcaaaatttagctttgaAGTTatagcttagcaaatttaccacataaactcttgggtctagaccaacattttggtcaagtttcgtcgaattttgagaaagttcAGTTCAAAGCTGTTTttcgcggttttattagaccaagtttgtttcccttttatacaaacttgtagttattattacgcttagcaaatttacactaaaaattcttgggtctagaccaacgtttgggtcaagtttcgtcgtattctaagaacgttcaaaatttagctgttttgcatcaGAGCCCGGTGGGTGTTGTGGCTTTAGaattaaaatgttattatGTATTGAGCATGAATAACatgtttaatttgcttttggaAAGCATGTTTAATGGCTTTGAAACAtgattatgtatttaataaacatgtattatttttgcttttaaattatgaatttttttaaaattggattttctgtaaatgcgtggttttatttcagtttttaattgcaaaaattcaaataaaaaattttaaaatcggAGCAGTACGACCGTTGCTGCCCTGGTGGCCGATCACCGGCCAGCAGGGCGCGTGTGCCCGCTGGCATGCATGGTGATAGGGCGGCGCGTGAGCACGGCAGATAGGTATGCCTGTGCGTGCGAGCAAGCGATCGGCAGTAGACGGCCGTTTGCTATTCCGAATGGTTGTACTCCCTccaacttttgattggggTTTCCAATTTCAGTTGAATGTAGTTAGGAATGTgaggttttcatttattttaaataaatataagcttCCAAGGAGATGAAGGTTGAGTCCCGTTGGATGGAGCTCACGACGAAAGAATgaacaaagaggaaggcccattagaatgataatgagttactattttgtaatagttaggccACACTCTAAATTGACGatagactcactgcgggctcacgagtcgtggcacgttTTGGAATGGAAGAAAGCTACACTATTGTTGTGAATGAAATGGCATATACTCCTATtttcctatctcacgagtcgtgggggcggtagttgagatattcatttggttgatgggtcgggcctaACACTAAGTAGCGTGATTCACTTGGCGTCCACAGGATTACGTGAAGAAGCAAGGCAAAATTAACTTGGGGATCTGATTGGATGAGAATGATATAAGTTACCTCCCACAAAgtttttttccatgtgaacCGTAAAAGTGGGGCATTGAGAATTGTGTTTGTGGATTCCAAGCCAACTAGAAAATGGTTTTTCGAAAACCCTACTTGAAAGTGGTTGGCATTTTCGAAGAAATAGTGGAACGGGCTAATGACTGGAGACCAAGTCTTaaacttgatatttaatattacaataatctactaaatttatgtaacatttattgtagatgtctaagaatccactcaTTGCAATTCTTGAGACTAGTAAATTTAACGGAACAAACTACAATGATTGGCTTTGAAATCAtaggattgtcctagatttcgAGAACCAGACCTATGCTCTGGATAGGTTTCTTCCCCGAGCCTTGCTGGAAGGGTCCACATGCGAAGAAGaccatgtttgtttcccttttatacaaacttgtagttattattacgcttagcaaatttacactgaaaattcttgggtctagaccaacgtttgggtcaagtttcgtcgtattctaagaacgttcaaaatttagctgttttgcacggttttattaaagttcgtttcccttttatacaaacatgtagttaatttaagcttagcaaatttaccacattaattcttgggtctagaccaacgttttggtcatttttcgtcatattagagcaagtttgttttccttttatacaaacttatagttattatgacgcttagcaaatttaccacacaaatttttgggtctagaccaatgtttgggtcgagtttcatcgaattctgagaacgttcaaaatttagctgttttgcgggGTTTTAATagagtaagtttgtttcccttttataaaaatctgtagttattattaagcttagtagattaccacataaattcttgggtctagaccaacgttttggtctagtttcgtcgaattctaataacgttcaaaatttagcttttttgcgcggttttattagagcaatttagttttccttttgtacaaacttgtagttattattacgcttagcaaatttaccacacaatttctttttttttttttggggtaagtgtaattttcattaagaagaaagtatagtacaacagtgtccctcattaggcacttccctcgacaggccaagggatacgccacagttTATACAAGGCACATGTGCTAATAGAGCTAGGAAGCTTAATACTGAGTATACGTTGCCGAACATCTTCTACTATTAAGTTCGCCACTACACTCAGGGGCCTCTCCTCgtgctcaaaacgtctcaaatttctctccctccaaatatggtatacACACGATCCCAGCAGGCATCGGTAggatatattgatgatgtgcttCCCACGCCATTTTCTTGCACCCCATTCAACATCACTGACCCAATCCCGATTAGGCCACTGGAATCGTACAATGCGCCGAATACTACTGAGGCATCTTCTACTAAATCTACAGTGGAAAAACAGGTGGTTATGTGACTCCACCATGTCTTCATTGCACAGCACGCAGCACCCAAGATGGgaaagccatggtttatccgtcgttGCGAGCTTCTCCAGGATAGCTAGCCAAAGGATAAACAAATGTCGCGGGATCTTtaaagaacccgaaagtagtgaaatccaacctactttcggtcctgctGGTATCATAGCCCGATAGAACTCCTGGGTAGTGGGTTTCCCACTCGAGCCTTTTCCATATAATACAATCTGTACCCCCATGGATGCGAGGCAGCACGTGTGTAATCTCCACGCATTCCATGTCCGTGATCAATGGCCAGTGCCAATGACCCTCACAGATAACCGAGCTTAGCATGGTAGACTCATGCAATCCCAGACTGTTGGGTCCCCGCGGAAATCTGTCAAGGAGGGGCCCAAGGTGATGCCAGGGATCCTtccataagaaaaaatcacttcCATCGCCAATGCGATATTCCACCACTGAGCGTAACCAGTCTCTCAACCTCAAcatttttctccatccccatggTCCACGATTCTCCGGGATAGTCCATATCGAATCATCTCGAAGTCTGCCATGCCGCAGCCACTCGACCCAAATAGAAGTCCTATCACATCGGATGACTTCACAGAGTTTTTTGCAACATCAATGCCGATTAAGAGTTCCCATATCCTTAAGGCCAaggcctccctcctccttcggTTTGCAAATCTCCTTCCATGCAACTTTAGGGTATCCACTATTTCCCGTACCTCTCCATAAGAAGGCTCGCAATCGCTTCTCAATGTTTTTAATGACACcttttggcaaaatataaGCTGAAGCCCAATAGACACCCATAGCCATAAGAACAGacttaatgatttgtaccctGCCGGCATATGATAGTGCCAATCCCTCCCAACCATTGATCCGTGTATCGATCTTACTCAGTAATGGTTGGCAGTCGGCGATAGATAATCGAGAAGAGATCAATGATagacccagatacctcatcggtaagtGGCCTTCCTGAAACCCCAACACCGCAAGTAGCTCCTCTCGTATATTCTGGGCTGATCGGGATATGATGATGTGGCTTTTTTCAACATTGAGGCGTAACCCCGACCAATCAGCAAATCTATCTAATCCGGATTTGAAGACCCGAACAGATGCAGTATTGGCCCGGCAGAATAGGAGTAAGTCATCAACAAACCCCATTTACCACACAATttcttgggtcttgaccaacgtttgggtcaagtttcctcgtaatcaaagaaagttcaaaatttagttgttttgcacggttttattaaagcaagttcgttttccttttatgcaaatttgtagttattattaagcttagtaaatttaccacattaattcttgggtctagaccaacgttttggtcaagtttcaacgaattctgagaacgttcaaaatttagatgttttgcgcggttttaaaagaacaagtttgtttcccttttatacaaacctgtagttattattgagcttagcaaatttaaattGCTTTCATTGAAAGTTGAACTCAAGACCTCCTGCTTACTAAACGAGTGCTCTAACCAACTGAGCTATGAAAGCTcataagcttagcaaatttaccacataaattcttgggtctagaccaatgtttgggtcaagtttcgtcgaattctgagaacgttcaaatttagttgttttgcacggttttaatagagcaagtttgttttccttctatacaaaattgtagttattattacgcttagttaatttaccacacaaattcttgggtctagaccaacgtttgagtcaagtttcctcaaattctcagaacgttcaaaatttaggtgctTTGCACGGTtgtattaaagcaagttcgtttcccttttatacaaacttgtaattattattaagcttagcaaatttactacacaaattcttgggtctaaaccaatgttttggtcaagtttcgtcaaattctcagaacgttcgaaattagctgtttttcgcggttttattagaccaagattgtttcccttttatacaaacttgtagttattattacgcttcgcaaaaatttaccacacaaattcttggatctagaccaacgtttgggtcaagtttcgtcgaattctgaaaacgttcaaaatttagctatttttgcacggttttattaaaataattttgtttccatttttatacaaacttgtagttattattaagcatagcaaatataccacacaaattcttgggtgtaaaccaacgtttgagtcaagtttcgtcgaattctaataACGTTccacatttagctgttttgcacgattttattaaagcacgttcgttcccttttatacaaacttgttgctattattaagcttagcaaatttaccacataaattcttgggtcttgaccaacgttttggtgtagtttcgtcgaattctgagaacgttcaaaatttagctgtttttcgcggttttattagactaagtttcttttccttttatacaaacttgtagttattattatgcttagcaaatttaccacacaaattcttgggtcaagaccaacgtttgggtcaagtttcctcgtattctaagaacgttcaaaatttagctgttctgcacggttttattaaaggaagtttgtttcccttttatacaaacttgtagttattattaagcttaacaaatttaccaacttaattcttgggtctagaccaacgttttggtcaagtttcatcgaattctgagaacgttcaaaatttagctgttttgcgcggttttattagagtaattttgtttcccttctatacaaacttgtagttattattaggcttagcaaatttaccacacaaattcttgggtctagaccaatgtttgggtcgagtttcgtcgaattctgagaacgtccaaaatttaggtgtttggcgcggttttattagagtaTGTTtgttccttttatacaaatttgtagttattattacgtttagcaaatttatcacacaaattcttgggtctagaccaatgtttgggtcatgtttcgtcgaattctgacaatgttcaaaatttagctattttgcactgttttattagaacaattttgtttcacttttatacaaacatgtacttattattaagcttagtaaatataccacacaaattcttgggtgtaaaccagcgtttgggtcaattcgtcgaattctaagaacattccacattttgctgttttgcacggttttattaaagcaagttcgttttccttttatacaaacttgtagttattattaagcttagaaaatttaccacataaactcttgggtctagaccaacgttttggtcaagtttcgtcgaattctgagaaagttcaaaatttagctgtttttcgcggttttattagaccaagtttgtttcccttttatacaaacttgtagttattgttacgcttatcaaatttacaataaaaattcttaggtctagaccaacgtttgggtcaagtttcggtCGTATTCTAagtatgttcaaaatttagctgttttgcacggttttattaaagtaagttcaTTTTCcgtttatacaaatttgtagttattattaagcttagaaaatttaccacattaattcttgtgtctagactaacgttttggtcaagtttcatcgaattctgagaacgttcaaaatatagctgttttgcacggttttattaaagcaagttcgtttcccttttatacaaacttgtagagcGTCTTCTAGAGTTACAGAATCAGACTTCTCATCCTTATGGTGCACCCTATTATGGAAACTTTGACAAGCAGTCTATGGCACCTAAATAACCGCTAGTGACGATTCCTTCTCCTATGGTTATGCCTATTTTTGTAGCACAAAATCCTCAACTATCTTATACTACTCCAAACATTTCAGTCCTCGAGGTGGCAGATTCTCGAAAACCGCTcacctcttcttttttttgggtaagtgtaattttcattaaagaaaagaaagtatagtacaacagaGTCCCTCTTTAGGCgcttccctcgacaggccaagggatacgccacagtctatacaaGGCACATGTGCTAATAGATCTAGGAAGCTTAATACTGAGTATACGTTGTCGAACATCTTCTACTATTAAGTTGGCCACTACGCTCGGGGGTCTCTCCTCgtgctcaaaacgtctcaggtttctctctctcctggAAACGACTTATGCTACCCCACGCCAAGCAGCGGTCAGGGCGCCCATCGACATGGCGGGGAAGCCTAGCAGAACGGCTATCCCACACTTGGCCAGGTCCATTCCATTGAGGCTTGATGATCTATGCATCAATACCCTTCCCTTGTGCTACAGACAACATCAGTCAATACCACTAGATGGGGAAGAATTTTTCATTCGCAGCCACGTACCCAACCAGTTAAGAAAATAGTCTTGCCCAGATGTCGATTATGGAACTTCTGTCCACTTCACAAGTCCATCAGGCTGGCAAAGGCTAGCACAAGCAAGCGTCCCTAATTCCATTCCACCTGGGGGTTTGCAAGCTATGGTAGGAAGTATATTTTATCCCCAACCACTTCACTCAGAATGATTTTGACTTTACATTCGCTATCCCCGTACCCGACCCCTGTATGTATAGGCCTTTGTAGACCACTACCAAATCAAGAGGGTCTTGATAGACACTGGAAAATGAAATGGAATATTTGCACATTAAGTACAGCTAGGCAGTTTTCTTTTTACCCTTCCATACCATATGGCTCCTCTCCCTTTGGTCGTCAATTGCATCGATCCTCACTACAGCTGTTCGTGCATATGACGGGACCACTCGAACCGCGCAAGGTATAGTTTGACTTAATCTAGGACCCCTTGTTCGGTGAACTCTATTCCATGTAGCGGATATACTATGAACATATAAAATCTTGCTAGCACGACCTTGGTATCCTTTGTGGATATCCCACATGAAATTCGCTATGTTACTACTTAAACTTTGAGATTTTAGAAAAAGGTGGGCTTGGGCACAAGCTCAACTTCTTCGATTAGGATACCACCCTGGTTTAGCTGAGGATGGGATTCGCTACCCGATTAGTCTCCCTACGCTATTAGGCACCCTTGGTCTAGGCTTTGACCCAAAAGTCCACTTTGGATTGAGAACGTCCCACTGTGGATTCATAGATTGAATTCACTCAATTACATCGATCCTCGCTACACAAGTCGCGTCACTGCATTCGTTCAGTCGGGTTGCCAAAGCAGCGGTGATGAAGGCCGACACGATTGACCGGAACTGGAGTCTCACGAGGGATTTAGCAGTTCCGTGGCTGCATATTCAGTCGAGCACATGTGGCTGAGTCGCCCGTACCTGAGCTCGAGAGACTTTCCTTATACTGACCGAGAAAAACAAGTTCCAGGGGCATCTTCCATTCATATCGATTTGGGTTTTTCCGCACCATATTTTGATCTGCCTCTTCTTCGATCCGGAATTCCCAGCAAATCCCTTACTCCTCGAATACAATGGGATTTCACACCTGGCAAATCTTTTACTCTACCTCCTCTTATTAAGACCTTAGAATGTTCCTGCGAATTATGACCTTCGCCTGGAATGTGAGCAAATATATCATGTTTATTGCTCACCTGTACTTTGGCTATTTTACGTAGAGCTGAATTAGGTTTTTCGGTGTTCTCGTTGAAACACGCGGGCATACTCCTTCCTTCTGGGGACATTGATCCAAAGCTCAAGTACGGTCCGTGCGCCGTTTTTCTTCTCTACCATGACGAATCAATTGATTTAATGTAGGCATCGCTATTTCCTTTGTCCTTCCCCCCTATTTTTGCCCTATCACTAGTGGTTACTCCCGATCCAAAGCACCCCTTTTCCATTCATAGAGAGATCCAATcgtcaaaatcaataaaaaatccatCGTGGACCAAGATCCAAAGGgatcaatcttttttttttcggtaacggtaaatttcataaatgaaaattatggtacagtacaacaattaattgggtattccctcgacaggccaagggatacgccatagtctatatagagcacatgtactaatcgaACTAGAAAGATTTAAACTTAATATCCTCTGCCTAACATCGTTAATAATAAGAGAAGCCAATACATTAGGCGGGTGCTCTATCTGCTGGAACCGTCTGGAATTTCTTTCTCGCCACAAATGGTAAACGAATGACCCAAGTAATGCTCGGTATGCTGCATTAatgatatgcttccctctccatttcctcaccgcccattccacatccatTGCCCATGTGCGATTAGGCCATGCGAATCGAATAATTTCCCGTATGGCTATAAAGCATCTTCTGCTGAatcggcatcggaagaataagtgattATGCGTCTCGGTTGCTTCTTCATCACATATAATACACCCTCCAATGTGTGTGAGCCAAGGTTTGTCTGTTGTTGGTAGTTTTTCCTGAATAGCCATCCATAGGATAAAACAATGTCGTGGGATCTTTAGCGAACCCGAGagtagtgaagtccaaccTATTTTCGGTCCAGGCGGGCAAATAAGTATGTATAGGGCTTGAGCTGTGGGTCGATCATCGGGGAAAcgccaaatgattctatcATCTCCATCATGAATCTGGggtaatgtataaataatttgaaggcATTCCAAATCCGTGATGAGGGGCCAGTGCCATTGGCCCTCATCAATAACCGTATTGAGTTTGGTGAATTCATCAAGCCCAAGTAAActcggtcctcgtggaaaTNNNNNNNNNNNNNNNNNNNNNNNNNNNNNNNNNNNNNNNNNNNNNNNNNNNNNNNNNNNNNNNNNNNNNNNNNNNNNNNNNNNNNNNNNNNNNNNNNNNNNNNNNNNNNNNNNNNNNNNNNNNNNNNNNNNNNNNNNNNNNNNNNNNNNNNNNNNNNNNNNNNNNNNNNNNNNNNNNNNNNNNNNNNACCGGGATATAATAATGTGactcttttgaatattcaaccGGAGGcccgaccattctgcaaatcggtCCAGTCCCACCTTAAGGACTCTAACAGAGTCCAAATCAGCTCTACAGAATAGCAGGAGATCATCCGCGAATCCCAGTTGGAATACCCTTGCTGGCTCACACTTCCAGTGATATTTGAATTGCATATCCTGCTCAATTAATTGCATATAACCAATATGCAGAACTTCCATAACAAGCACAAACAGGAAGAGGGACAAAGAACCCATGTGGAGTTCCATTAAGACCAACCGAAAATGAGGTCGTCGAgatacact from Sesamum indicum cultivar Zhongzhi No. 13 unplaced genomic scaffold, S_indicum_v1.0 scaffold00173, whole genome shotgun sequence encodes:
- the LOC105179574 gene encoding uncharacterized protein LOC105179574, with product MGFVDDLLLFCRANTASVRVFKSGLDRFADWSGLRLNVEKSHIIISRSAQNIREELLAVLGFQEGHLPMRYLGLSLISSRLSIADCQPLLSKIDTRINGWEGLALSYAGRVQIIKSVLMAMGVYWASAYILPKGVIKNIEKRLRAFLWRVIRCDRTSIWVEWLRHGRLRDDSIWTIPENRGPWGWRKMLRLRDWLRSVVEYRIGDGSDFFLWKDPWHHLGPLLDRFPRGPNSLGLHESTMLSSVICEGHWHWPLITDMECVEITHVLPRIHGGTDCIIWKRLEWETHYPGVLSGYDTSRTESRLDFTTFGFFKDPATFVYPLASYPGEARNDG